One Cryptomeria japonica chromosome 9, Sugi_1.0, whole genome shotgun sequence genomic window carries:
- the LOC131073472 gene encoding membrane protein PM19L, which yields MGVRIVKSLAGFLLVLNLCMYVTVAAIAGWALNNAIDHHYVTGPKSSIPVGFSFSPLFFPIGNEATGFMVIFSLIAGVVGAASCVSGLHHLRVWTAESLASTVSSAMTAWALTLLAMGLACKEIHLHGRSPKLITLEAFIIILSATKLFYMMAIHVGFFAGNYFFCREKNVATTTAEPVKENTLPA from the exons ATGGGTGTGAGAATAGTGAAATCTTTGGCTGGATTTTTGTTGGTGCTGAATTTGTGCATGTATGTGACTGTTGCTGCCATTGCTGGCTGGGCACTCAACAATGCCATTGACCATCATTATGTTACTG GACCCAAAAGTAGCATACCAGTGGGCTTCTCATtttcaccattgtttttccccatAGGGAATGAAGCCACTGGTTTTATGGTCATATTTTCCCTGATAGCAGGAGTTGTAGGTGCAGCTTCGTGTGTTTCAGGGCTCCATCATCTTCGAGTGTGGACAGCAGAGAGCTTGGCTTCAACTGTTTCATCCGCCATGACTGCTTGGGCTCTTACTCTTCTTGCCATGGG GTTGGCATGCAAAGAGATCCATTTACATGGCAGAAGCCCAAAGCTG ATCACTTTGGAAGCTTTCATCATTATTCTGTCGGCAACAAAATTGTTTTACATGATGGCCATCCATGTTGGGTTCTTTGCTGGAAATTACTTTTTCTGTAGAGAGAAAAATGTTGCCACGACTACTGCAGAGCCTGTAAAAGAAAACACACTTCCAGCTTAG